A part of Magnetospirillum sp. ME-1 genomic DNA contains:
- a CDS encoding 4Fe-4S binding protein, with translation MNNKSFDEVRTKASVRPVSARKVAAAVEAFFVRNRTWLSWVHAAMFLVFLGIILVPVFLPDPPGNATPLTHYTTFTNYLLWGLWFPLVFMSVIVTGRSWCGLLCPMGAAAEKANAYGPKFKIPRWLSWEGTPVVSFLIVTIIGQTVGVRDHPEAAAEVFGGTMLAAIIIGWLFGSKKRAWCRHACPIGLLLGVFSRLGAVEFAPWTRKSTTEGYTDRGVCPTLIDISRKTESRHCIECFRCVNPSAKGGVHLEFRKPGKEIERIRDHHANPVEVWFLFLGTGIALGGFLWLVLPIFQKMRQSLGVWSIHNGLTWMGQPGPAWLMSVHPERNEIFLWLDFVMITGFMTGCMVLLAVVLAAFTSCSSALAGRAGGDGTFGSRFTELGYQYTPVAMVSLIIGLGGKLFEPIAYTPLGIDGVHGAKGLLFVIGLLWSIRLGERILARQGVAASRRWLPLLPGLIGTLAVGLGWWPAIFGLMK, from the coding sequence GTGAACAATAAATCTTTCGACGAGGTTCGGACCAAGGCGTCGGTGCGCCCAGTTTCGGCACGGAAGGTCGCGGCGGCTGTCGAAGCGTTCTTCGTCCGCAATCGCACATGGCTGTCATGGGTCCATGCGGCCATGTTCCTGGTCTTTCTCGGCATCATCCTCGTGCCGGTTTTTCTACCCGATCCTCCGGGCAACGCCACGCCGTTGACCCATTACACCACCTTTACCAATTACCTATTGTGGGGATTGTGGTTTCCGCTGGTGTTCATGTCGGTGATCGTCACCGGACGGTCATGGTGCGGTTTGCTTTGCCCCATGGGGGCGGCGGCCGAGAAGGCCAACGCCTATGGACCGAAGTTTAAGATTCCCCGCTGGCTGAGCTGGGAAGGAACGCCGGTGGTAAGCTTCCTCATCGTCACCATTATCGGTCAGACGGTGGGGGTGCGCGACCATCCCGAGGCCGCGGCCGAGGTCTTCGGCGGCACCATGCTGGCCGCGATCATCATCGGCTGGCTGTTCGGTTCCAAGAAACGCGCTTGGTGCAGGCACGCCTGCCCAATCGGCCTGCTGCTGGGCGTGTTCTCGCGTCTGGGAGCGGTGGAGTTCGCACCCTGGACCCGAAAGTCAACCACAGAGGGATACACCGACCGAGGTGTATGCCCCACCCTGATTGATATCTCTCGCAAGACGGAATCGCGGCACTGCATCGAATGCTTCCGCTGCGTCAATCCATCGGCCAAGGGTGGGGTCCACCTGGAATTCCGCAAGCCCGGGAAAGAGATCGAGCGAATTCGCGATCATCACGCCAATCCGGTGGAGGTGTGGTTCTTGTTCCTCGGGACCGGCATCGCCCTGGGTGGCTTTCTGTGGCTGGTTCTGCCGATCTTCCAGAAGATGCGGCAAAGTCTAGGGGTGTGGAGCATTCACAACGGCCTGACCTGGATGGGGCAGCCCGGACCGGCTTGGCTGATGAGCGTTCATCCCGAACGGAACGAAATTTTCCTTTGGCTCGATTTCGTGATGATCACCGGCTTCATGACGGGCTGCATGGTGCTGCTGGCCGTCGTTCTGGCGGCGTTCACATCCTGCTCGTCCGCTTTGGCGGGACGGGCGGGAGGCGATGGCACCTTTGGCAGCCGTTTCACCGAATTGGGCTACCAATACACTCCGGTGGCCATGGTCTCACTGATCATCGGTCTTGGCGGCAAGTTGTTCGAACCCATCGCCTATACCCCGCTGGGGATCGATGGTGTCCATGGGGCGAAGGGCTTGCTCTTCGTGATCGGACTGCTGTGGAGCATCCGCCTGGGCGAACGCATCCTCGCCCGCCAGGGGGTCGCGGCCTCGCGCCGCTGGCTGCCGCTGTTGCCTGGCCTTATCGGCACGCTGGCGGTCGGCCTCGGCTGGTGGCCGGCAATCTTCGGTCTCATGAAGTAA
- a CDS encoding FTR1 family iron permease, which produces MIRHIILAITMVVLAALPASAKTVDVPATISLILEGGDAAIAAYAPERKAATADAMSDLYFDSFEASGLEGAIGMVDASWKIGLEGQFGQLIGKIRQGDSPEVVKAGWASLRANLAVVPSRMAPKGGGFWSMFLQSFLILVREGFEAMLVITSLAAYLKRSAPDKVKVVYHGVGWAVIASLVTAWVVSALINVSGQGKELFEGCTMLLASVVLFYCSYWLFAKREAARWQSYVKEQISSALSGGRLFALGFAAFLAVYREGAETVLFYIALASGEPGQMTALLAGLGAACVALGALYVTMNVMSIRLPLGVFFGVTAGLLYYLAVAFAGKGVVELQNAKVLPITPLEGWPSVDWLGLFPTLEGATAQAILVVPLLVGILVLQFKKRAARAA; this is translated from the coding sequence ATGATTCGCCACATAATTCTGGCCATCACCATGGTGGTCCTCGCCGCGTTGCCCGCCTCGGCGAAGACGGTGGACGTCCCCGCCACCATCTCCTTGATCCTTGAGGGCGGCGATGCCGCCATCGCCGCCTATGCCCCCGAGCGCAAGGCCGCCACCGCCGATGCCATGTCTGATCTTTACTTCGATTCCTTCGAGGCCAGTGGCCTGGAAGGTGCGATCGGCATGGTCGATGCCTCGTGGAAAATCGGTCTGGAGGGGCAGTTCGGCCAACTCATCGGAAAGATCCGCCAGGGCGACTCTCCGGAGGTGGTGAAGGCGGGCTGGGCCTCGCTGCGCGCCAATCTGGCCGTCGTTCCGTCGCGGATGGCCCCCAAGGGGGGAGGGTTCTGGAGCATGTTCCTTCAGTCTTTCCTGATCCTGGTGCGCGAGGGCTTCGAGGCCATGCTGGTGATCACCTCCCTGGCCGCCTATCTCAAGCGTTCCGCTCCGGATAAGGTCAAGGTGGTCTATCACGGGGTTGGCTGGGCGGTGATCGCCAGTTTGGTGACCGCATGGGTGGTGTCGGCCCTGATCAATGTCAGCGGCCAGGGCAAGGAATTGTTTGAAGGCTGCACCATGCTGCTGGCCTCGGTGGTGCTGTTCTATTGCTCGTACTGGCTGTTCGCCAAGCGCGAGGCCGCCCGCTGGCAGAGCTACGTCAAGGAGCAAATCAGTTCGGCCCTGTCGGGCGGCCGCCTGTTCGCCCTGGGCTTCGCCGCCTTCCTGGCGGTTTATCGGGAAGGGGCCGAGACGGTGCTGTTCTATATCGCCCTGGCTTCCGGCGAGCCGGGCCAGATGACGGCGCTGTTGGCGGGACTCGGCGCTGCCTGCGTGGCTCTGGGAGCCCTCTACGTGACCATGAACGTGATGTCCATCCGTCTGCCCCTGGGTGTGTTCTTCGGGGTGACCGCCGGACTGCTCTACTACTTGGCGGTGGCGTTCGCCGGCAAGGGCGTGGTCGAGTTGCAGAACGCTAAGGTGCTTCCCATCACTCCGCTGGAGGGGTGGCCGAGCGTCGATTGGCTTGGCCTGTTCCCCACCCTCGAGGGTGCCACGGCCCAGGCCATCCTGGTCGTGCCCCTGCTGGTCGGCATCCTTGTTCTGCAATTCAAGAAACGAGCCGCGAGGGCAGCGTGA
- a CDS encoding bacteriohemerythrin yields MVASGAARGAIPEWTPEMSVGNDTLDSDHKAFFDIARLLYDSLADKRDQGLIIASTLLILEEYVDGHFLREEKALKAVGYTQLSEHHHKHRKFQARVRAISETYQSGTKSAADDLPDLVVKWLTHHILNEDMQYKRWIRDSAVDPRPLALLAAEAAG; encoded by the coding sequence ATGGTAGCCAGTGGTGCCGCTCGAGGCGCAATCCCTGAGTGGACCCCCGAGATGTCCGTGGGCAATGACACGCTGGACTCCGACCATAAGGCATTTTTTGACATTGCTCGGCTGCTTTACGATTCGCTCGCCGATAAGCGGGATCAGGGCTTGATCATCGCCAGCACTCTCTTGATCCTGGAAGAGTATGTGGATGGGCATTTCCTTCGCGAGGAAAAGGCGCTGAAGGCGGTCGGCTATACGCAACTCTCGGAACATCACCATAAACACCGTAAGTTTCAAGCCAGGGTGAGGGCGATTTCCGAAACCTATCAAAGTGGGACCAAGTCAGCGGCGGACGACCTTCCCGACCTCGTTGTCAAATGGCTCACTCACCACATCCTCAATGAGGACATGCAGTATAAGCGGTGGATAAGAGATTCCGCC